A stretch of Pristiophorus japonicus isolate sPriJap1 chromosome 10, sPriJap1.hap1, whole genome shotgun sequence DNA encodes these proteins:
- the LOC139274679 gene encoding uncharacterized protein has protein sequence MAAARDIITTATIRTSVATPPSTDPGNTSVHRPRQHLRPQTPATPPSTDPGNTSVHRPPSNTSVHRPPSNISGTDPGNISGHRLRQHLRPQTPASPPATDPGITSGHRPRQHLRPQTPATPPATDPGFTTVHRPRQHLRPQIPATPPSTDPGNISVHRPRQHLRPQTPATSPSTDPGNISVHRPWHHHRPQTPASPPSTDPGITTVHRPRHHHRPQTPASPPSTDPGITTVHRPRHHHRPQTPATPQSTDPPEEHLRPQTPRGTPPATDPPRNTSGHRPPEEHLSPQTPRGTPPATDPPRNTSVHRPPEEHLRPQTPRGTPPSTDPPRNTSGHRPPEEHLRPQTPRGTPQSTDPPRNTSGHRPPEEHLRPQTPRGTPPATNPPRNTSVHRPVHRLLGCRAHSKPQLSGSHS, from the exons atggctgccgcgcgtGACATCATCACAACAGCGACTATAC GTACCTCCGTGGCAACACCTCCGTCCACAGACCCCGGCAACACCTCCGTCCACAGACCCCGGCAACACCTCCGTCCACAGACCCCGGCAACACCTCCGTCCACAGACCCCGGCAACACCTCCGTCCACAGACCCCCGAGCAACACCTCCGTCCACAGACCCCCGAGCAACATCTCCGGCACAGATCCCGGCAACATCTCCGGCCACAGACTCCGGCAACACCTCCGGCCACAGACCCCGGCATCACCTCCGGCCACAGACCCCGGCATCACCTCCGGCCACAGACCCCGGCAACACCTCCGGCCACAGACCCCGGCAACACCTCCGGCCACAGACCCCGGCTTCACCACCGTCCACAGACCCCGGCAACATCTCCGTCCACAGATCCCGGCAACACCTCCGTCCACAGACCCCGGCAACATCTCCGTCCACAGACCCCGGCAACATCTCCGTCCACAGACCCCGGCAACATCTCCGTCCACAGACCCCGGCAACATCTCCGTCCACAGACCCTGGCATCACCACCGTCCACAGACCCCGGCATCACCACCGTCCACAGACCCCGGCATCACCACCGTCCACAGACCCCGGCATCACCACCGTCCACAGACCCCGGCATCACCACCGTCCACAGACCCCGGCATCACCACCGTCCACAGACCCCGGCATCACCACCGTCCACAGACCCCGGCAACACCTCAGTCCACAGACCCCCCCGAGGAACACCTCCGGCCACAGACCCCCCGAGGAACACCTCCGGCCACAGACCCCCCGAGGAACACCTCCGGCCACAGACCCCCCGAGGAACACCTCAGTCCACAGACCCCCCGAGGAACACCTCCGGCCACAGACCCCCCGAGGAACACCTCCGTCCACAGACCCCCCGAGGAACACCTCCGGCCACAGACCCCCCGAGGAACACCTCCGTCCACAGACCCCCCGAGGAACACCTCCGGCCACAGACCCCCCGAGGAACACCTCCGTCCACAGACCCCCCGAGGAACACCTCAGTCCACAGACCCCCCGAGGAACACCTCCGGCCACAGACCCCCCGAGGAACACCTCCGGCCACAGACCCCCCGAGGAACACCTCCGGCCACAAACCCCCCGAGGAACACCTCCGTCCACAGACCTGTCCATCGCCTCCTGGGGTGCAGAGCCCACTCCAAGCCCCAGCTCTCGGGCTCCCACTCCTGA